A region of the Leptospira ellinghausenii genome:
ATTGTCTGTTTCTGAATGATAGAGTTTATCATACAACACAATCATACTTTTGATTCGACCGGCAGCTTCATATAGAATTGTTTGGACTGAAAGATTATCCTGTGATTTTGCTTGTAATGTAAGTAAAGTAAACAAAGAACTCATATTATTTTTTACACGGTGGTGAATTTCTTTTAGGATGTTTTCTTTTTCGTGTAACAATCTCTGGATTCTAGATTCGGATATTGTCCGTACGCTAACGTCTCTTAAAATTACAGTATATAATGCTTCGCCATTAACAGATATCTGCGAAATAGAAGCTTCAATTGGAAATTCTTCACCATTGAATCGAAGCCCACTAATTTGACCCAATGCTCCCATCGCCCTTCTACTAACACCCGTTTCACCAAACTGATCAATATGTTTATCATGTTGTTTCCGGAAACTTTCTGGAATGAGTTGGTCTAATGGTTTTCCCATGATCTCTTTCGATTCGTAACCAAACATTTTTTCTGCTGCACCATTGAACAAAACGATTTTTTTTGAATTATCGATACTGATGATAGCATCCATTGCTGAATCGATGATCTGAGTTAATTTTGCTTCTGATTCAAGGATTTGTTTGAGAGCCTTTAAACGATCGGAAATATCTCTTGCAACAAATATATAACCTATCGGAAGATCCGATTCATCATTCAAAAGAACTAAATTAATTTCAATATTTCGGTTACTTCCATCTTTTGCTTCTTGGACTACTTCTCCGATGTAACTTCCTTCTAAATTTACTTTTTCGATCACTTGTTGGTTTGAGAGAGTATCATACTTTGTTTTTAGTATCTCTAAAATATTTTTCCCATAAACTTCTTCTGCTTTCCAAAGAAAAATTTTTTCTGCGGCTTTATTCCAATAATTGATTTTTTGAGTAAAATCAGTTCCTATCACCGCATCCAATACATTGTCCAACATATTCGCTTGTTTGGCGATCTGACTCTGTACATTGTATTCGGCAGTGATATCTCGAAAAACTAACACAACTCCTTTTGTATCGCCATTTAAATCTTTAATAGGAGAACCTGAGTCAGAAATTTGGAATTCTGATCCATTTTTAGCAATCAATACCGTATGATTGGCTAAAGCTACGACAGAATTTGTTTTTAAAACGATCTCAACTGGATTTTCTACTTTTTGGCGAGTTTTAACATTGATGATATTAAATACTTCATTGATCTCATGTCCAAGTCCATCTTCATGACTCCAACCTGTCAATTTTTCAGCAACTGGATTGATTCTGATGACCTTGCCATCCTGGTCAGTCGCGATCACTCCGTCACCAATCGAGTGTAATACGGTCTCTAAATGTTCTTTTTTACTTTTTGTAAGTTCATTGGCTTCAAAAAGTTTGAAGGCCATTTTGATAGATGCATCTAATACAGTGAATCCAGAATTTTTCACTACATAACCATACGAAGTGATCGTTTCAGTTTTTTTAACAATTTCCCTTTCAGTATGGGAAGATAAAAAGACAATGGGGATTTCTCTGTGATTTAGGATATGAGTTGCAGTTTCTGTTCCGTCCAATCCTTTTCCTAAATCTATGTCCATGAGAATCAAATCGAAAGGATTATCATCCTTGATCACCAATTGAATTGCATTTTCACCACTTGGAACATGTGTTACTTTGTATCCACCTTGCTCTAATTGTTTTTTTTCATAGAGAGCTAAAATAGCTTCATCTTCCACAAGTAAGATGGATTTGTCTGCTATGACGGTCATCATTCATCCTTTTGTATTTCTTATCAAAATCGAAAAAAAATACAGAACTCCAAATAATGACCGACTGAATTTTAAATTCAATCAATAATTTAGAAATTTTCTAATCTTCTTATATTCAAGGATTTATCCTAATTGTTTTTTTATCCGATTTTTTAGGACAAATTGAAGAATTTGGGATAAAGAAAAAACCAAATAGAATATACCAATCCCAACAACCCAATTTCCATATTGTGAATATACGGTTTTGATTTTTAAAGGAGATACTGATGAAATGAGAATCCCATCATTTTCTTCAAAATAATCAAGTGTTCCTTTTGCCCTTCCAAATGCATCATAAATTCCGGATAATCCATTCCTCGTAGAACGGACAATAGATGATCCATTCTCGATCCCTCGAATGGTAGCCATCTCCGTATGAAAAGGATTAATTCCATTCCAGTCCGAAGCAGGAATTAAGGTGATGTTTGATCCACTTTGGGCATGGATTTCTGTTACATGTAAACTATCGAAGTCATAACAAATAGCAACTGACATTTTGCCAAAATTCGTTTCGATCGATTTGATTTCAGAATGTATTTTTGAAATAGGCTCGAATGGTACAATAAATTGTTTATAATAGGTTTGTCTTATTTGTCCTTCATTAGAAAACCAAACTAATTTATTATCAAAATAGAATTCATTTTCGTTGTGTTGGATGATATAAGCTGCCACGAGCTCGATATTTTCTTCCTTTGCGATTGAAACTAGAGAGTTCAAAAATTCTAATTCATTTTCTCTTGAAATAAGAATCGCGCCTTCATTCCATACAACAACGTTTGCACCCTGCTTTGCTGCAACTTTTGTTTTTTCTATAGTTAATTGAGTGTTTATATTATTTTCGATGGGATTTTTCCAAATTGTTTGGATGTCCATTTTTGAAGTTATAGTAGCAACTTTTATTTGTTTTCCAGGAATTGGTAAACTCAATCGAATCGATCCATAAAAATATAAAAGTATGATAAGAATGATTGTGAATGAGAAATAATATGTTGTAGATTTTGAAATTTGTTTTTGATCTATTTGTTCACTGATGAGTTGTTCAAAAGATGCGTTAAACAGATATATAACGAAACTAATGCCAGTGGCTCCAAATAGGGAAGCAGACTGTAAGAAAACTAAATTCCCGATTTGGCTATTTGCTAACATTCCCCAAACACCCAAGTCTGAATGATAAGCATCGATCCATTCTAATATCGTGCAGGTAAAAGCAAAAAACAAAATAGGAGATATGTTATTTTTATAGCGAGTACGAATGAAATTCCATATCCATAGTAAAATTGAAAATACGATTCCAGCTTGGATTCCAGAGAGAAAAGCAATCCAAATGTGAAATGGCTCACTCACGATACGAAAAGTAGATACGATTTGGAATAAAATCAAACTTGTGATAAGTATTTTAAAAGAGTAACCCAAACGAATGTATCTCAAGAATGGGATAAAAACAAACCAACCAAAAATTGGAATATTCCATTTCATTCCAGTGAATCCAACGAAGATTCCACCAATTGTAAGCAAAAACCATTGATTTAAAATTAAATTCATTACATTCTCACTTTTTTATTTAACTTAAGATTCGAACCAGCACCAAACCATAAATAGTCTAACGAATCTATCCAAAGTGATTCTAGATTTTCGTTCAACTGAAAAGCTAATATGGGGATCCCAAAAAAACAACTTGCAATTGCAAGTGATAGACTTTTCCAATTTGTATCTTTGGGAAGCTCCTTGTTTTCTTTTGCCAATTTCATAGAATTTTCTAAGATCAATTCAATGCCACCAATGGGCAATGTTCCAATAGCGGAATGATTTGGGAAAAGTAAATATCGTTCAGCCAAAGTTAACTCCTTAGCTTGGGGTCTTTTTTTATACTTAGTTTGGAAGGAAATTATCTCCAAAAGGATTCTTGGATTTTTTTTGGATTCTTTTGCCGTATAACGAAACAAAGATTGTATCAATCCATAACCTGAATTAGCCATTTTATTTTTTTCAGCAAAAACTGTCACTTGGAGGCTCCATATTTGGATATAATGTAAGATTAGTTCGTCTTTTTCAGGAAAATAATTATAAAATGTTGGTTCAGAAATCTCTGCATATTGGCAAAGTTCGGTGATTTTGATTTCATTATATGGTTTTGATTCCAATAATTCCAATAAACCAAATGTAAGTTTTGTGCGTGTCCTCGCAAATTTTCGTTCTTTTAAAGGGAATTGAACCAAAGGATCTAATTTTGGAGCCACTTTAGCATTCATAATTTCATAGGGCTGACTCTATTTTTATAGTCAACTCTATTTTTTTAGGAATAAATAACGAAAGTATGAACTTATTTAAAATTTTTTTGTATTTGTTGGAGTTGAGATTGAGGAATTTTTGAAATTGTAGTAGATGGACACCATTGGGTGGCGGGTCTAGAACCCCACCCAATTCAGGGCGGGGATATTAAATTCACACCCCACTACTTCTTCGCATGTGGATGCGCATTTCGATACACTTCTTTCAATCGGTCTCTCGAAACACTTAGATACACTTGCGTAGATGACAAAGAAGAATGGCCAAGTAACTCTTGTACGGCGCGAATATCAGCACCTGCATTCAATAAGTCAGTAGCAAATGTATGTCTAAACTTGTGTGGAGTGATTGCTTTTTCCATACCCATCACTGACCTACGTTCCGATAAAATATAACGAATTCCACGAGTTGTTAATTTTCCACCTCGTTGGTTTAAAAAGATTTCATCGGGAGCACTATTCCCACGTTCTTCCAAATAATCTTTTAGAGCTTCTCTTGCTTCAGGTCCAATGAAAACAAATCTTTCTTTCCTTCGTTTTCCCATCACTTTAAGCGATGTTAACTCCTCATTCAAGTCGCTTAACTTTGCATTGACTAATTCGAATACACGAAGGCCTGTGCTATACAAAACTTCGACGATGGCTTTGTCCCGTTTTCCAAGGACTTCTTTTTTTTCAGGATCTTCGTAATCTAGAATGTCCTCTGTTTCAATCGGTGTGAAATTTTTTGGTAATTTCTTTTTGGTTTTTGGGAAACTCACCTGTAAGATTGGATTGGCTCCAATTTTTTCTTCCCGGAATAAAAATTTGTAAAATGTACGTAAGGAAGAAAGTTTGCGACTTTGTGTTCGTTTGTCTTGTTTCTTCGTGGATTTTAAATCAGAAAAGTAAGCCCTCACGTCCAAAACATCAACACTCAATATATCAATTTCTTCTTTTAAACAAAACTCAAAGAAAAATTTTAAATCTCGTAAATAGGCAAATAAGGTATGCTCTGAATAATTTTTTTCAATTTTTAAGTAGGTGCGGTAACTGCGAAATAAATCCGCCATTACTTGGGGAAAATGCTCGGGAATTTGGACTTCGAGGGCTGGCAGGGTCATACAAGAAACCTATCGGCTAAGTTTTCTTTCTCCTTCTCTAAAAAAATACTATACAAGTACTTACATTTTGTTTAGTGTTGAAAACGGAAAAAAAAAGACATAATCCAGAAAAATTCCCCTCTCTTCCTAATTTGTCCCAGGCCTAATGCATAATGGAGTCACTTCGGAAGAGAAAAAGAGTGGAATTCGGAAGGGATGGGTTCATCCTTGAGAGAGTCAGACGGATTTTTTAAAACCAACTGGCCAAGTCCCCTACCTAGTCTTTCGGAACACCGACTTAGGAGAAAGATTGATTCATGAAAAAAGAGAAAGCTGACAAAGCACAAGACAAAGAGACCGACCAAAGAAAACAGGCCATTGATGCGGCCCTAGGCCAAATTGAGAAACAATTTGGAAAAGGATCCATTATGCGTCTCGGTGCCGACACACGTATGGCTGAGATGAATGTGGTTTCCACTGGATCTTTGGACCTCGACATTGCTTTGGGGATCGGCGGTTTTCCATCTGGAAGAATCATTGAAATCTACGGTCCAGAATCTTCGGGAAAAACGACTCTTACCTTATCTGCGATCGCAGAAACGCAAAAAAAAGGAGGCATTGCTGCCTTCATCGATGCAGAACACGCACTTGATCCATCTTATGCAAAAAAACTGGGTGTCAACGTAGACGACCTTCTCGTCGCCCAACCAGACAATGGGGAAGAAGCACTTGAAATCTGCGAATCACTCGTTCGTTCCAATGCGATTGATCTCATCGTCATCGACTCTGTTGCTGCGCTCGTACCAAAGGCGGAGATTGAAGGGGATATGGGTGATTCTCATATGGGTCTGCAAGCTCGACTCATGTCGCAAGCACTCCGTAAATTAACAGGAACCATTTCCAAATCTAGTACAACTGTTATCTTTATCAACCAAATCCGTATGAAGATTGGGGTCATGTTCGGAAGTCCAGAGACCACTACTGGTGGTAATGCATTAAAATTCTATGCATCGATTCGACTCGACATTCGTCGCATTGAAACACTCAAAGAAAAAGAAGAACCAGTTGGTAACCGTGTACGAGTGAAGGTGGTCAAAAATAAATGTGCACCTCCATTCCGTCAGGCGGAATTTGACATCATGTATGCAAATGGTATCAATCGTGAAAGTTCACTCATTGACCTGGCAGTTCGCCATGACCTAGTCGCAAAAGCTGGATCTTGGTATTCTTATAATGGTGAAAAAATTGGCCAAGGTAAGGAACAAGTAAGGAACTTCTTCTCAGAAAATCCAGACATCGCTTTTAAAATTGAAAACCAGGTGAGAGACCTCAATGGGTTGCCATTACTCGACCAAGCGAAGATCCAAACACGCGAAGTGAAATCAATTGAAAGGGATCCAAAGGAAACGAAAGAAACAAAATCAAAACAACCAGTCAGTTTCTCTACCGAAGGGGACGGAGACATCGCCGTAGGCGAATGAAAATAAACAGGCTTTCTTTTTAGGAACCATTGACCGGTTCGGGGTTTCCCGGGCCGGTTTTTTTTTACCTTTTTTATCACATTCTTCCTTTCGAAAAAAGATATATGAAATTCATAGGAATCAAATCCTATCCACAGTATCCTATCCTTCAGAATTCGAGTTTCTAATTTATGAATCCAAAATATTTCCTATGCATTTTATTATTCACTTTGCAATGCCAAGTTGTTAGTAACAAACAAAATGGTACTCAACTAGAATCAAATGAGTTTTCCGAATGGGCGGGTTTATCAACCGATGATCCTATCCATAAAAAAGAAATGGATACTAGTTGGAACAAATTAATCACTACTAAAGAATTGATCACTGAGTATTTAAAACAAAAAGACTACCATCCAAATGTTAAAACTGTTGTTTATCCTTTTAGTGGAATTGATGTATTAAATTTATTTTCCTTTTTTCCTCAATGCCAAAACTACATACTCTTCGGATTAGAAGATCCAGGATACCCAACAAAATACAGTGAGTTGTCGGAAAAAGAGAAATCAATTGTTAAGACTGGGATACGAAATTTATCCGATCATTTAGCTGGTAGAAATTATTTTACCTATCGTAAAATGAAAGAGGAAACTAAGAAAAAAGAATTAAATGGTGCTTATCCCGTATTTGTTGCGTTCTTGAAACGCATGGGTAAAGAAATTCTGGAATCAAAAGAAGAAACCATTTCTGGAAACGGAATCACATACAAAGGATTCACATTACTTTTATACGACACCAAACTAAACAAAAAGGAATCACTTACATATTTTAAAATATTCTTAATTGGTAATGAAGGCATTCCTGGTGATGGATTGTATGAATATTTTTCCAATTTAGGCGAGATCGGTGTTTTCACAAAATCAGCTGAGTATCTCTTTCATGGTGAAAAACGAAAATCTTTCCGGGATTTACTTCTTAAAAATGCGAAATTTGTTGTACAAGACGAATCTGGATTTCCAGTCCGATTGTTTCCAGAAGAATCTTGGAAAAGAAGTTTGTTTGGAAGATACGAAAAATCTTGGAATTTATCGGGAGCAGTTGCTCCAGAAAATCAACCAGAGTTAATCAAACTAAGCAAAGAGACTAATGACCAAATATTACCTTTCCCATTTGGATACGGTTTTTTAGGAACTAAGGACAACAGGCAATCTGCTGTCCTTGTGTTTGAAAAAAAATAAAACTGCAAAAAGGGATTCTACACTACAGTTGTTGGATCCCAACAAGTTCTAAAGTTTTCATTCCAATGATTGATCTCTTTCATATCCTCTGGTGTTAAGCTAAAATCATACACATCTGCATTTTCTTTGATACGATTTGGATTTTTTGATTTTGGTATGACAACATTTCCGGATTGTAACGACCACCGAATCAGAATCTGTGCATTAGTTTTATTGTAATTTTTCGCTAATCTCGTGACCCTTTCATCTTCTAATTTTTGTCCATGTGCTAGAGGACTATATGCTTCTAACAATATCCCATTTTTTTCACAGTATTCTTTTAACGGTAAGTCTTGTAAAAAGGGATGGTATTCGACTTGGTTCATGGCTGGAACAATTTGGGAATCTTGTAATAATTCTTCTAAGTGAGGGATCATAAAATTACTTACCCCAATTGACTTTGCCTTCCCTTCTTTTTGGATTTTCTCCAAAGCTTTCCAAGAATCTTTCCGTTTCCCTGAAACAGGAAAATGGATCAAATACATATCTACATAATCTGTTCCCAGTTTATTTAACGATACATCAATCGCTTTTTGAGCTTCGTCAAATCCTTGGTCTGCATTCCATAATTTTGTGACTAAAAATATTTCACTTCGAGGGATACCACTATCTCCAATGGCTTTTCCAACATCTGCTTCGTTTCCATATATAGCAGCAGTATCAATGTGACGGTAACCTGATTCCAGAGCGACTTTTACTGCTTCATAACATTCTTTGGGTCGAGACTTCCAAACACCTAAGCCAAGTAAGGGTACAGAAATCGATTGGTTTGTCGCAATTGTTGAAGTAATTTTTAATTCAGACATGTGTATGTCTTAGACGAAAAGACCCTACCATAGGTTTGCCATGGTAGGGTTCAAATTTTTAATTTGGATTTATTTTTTGGATCCTACGAACTCAGGGATTGGAGCAAATTGCAAATCATCGCCATTCCAATCTGCTCGGTATCTTCCCTCCGCCAGTGTTCCCGATAGGATTGCTTTCGCTAAAGGTCGATTCACAATTCGATTGAAGACACTACCTAATGGTCGTGCCCCAAATTTTGGATCAAAACCCTGCTCTCTCAGAATATGTTCTGTACTTTCCGAAAGTTCGACAGTGATTCCCTTCACTTTCAATCGCTCGTTTAACAAACGTAGTTGTTTTTCGATCAATTTTTCCATGATGGAAGAATCCAACGAATGATAGGTTAGAATTGCATCCAACCTACCAAGTACTTCTGGTTTAAAGTCGGCTTCAATATTTTTTGAATTGGTAGTCAGAATCACAATTGTGTTTTTAAAATTGATGGTTCTACCTTTGTTGTCGGTAAGTCTACCTTCATCTAAAATTTGAAGTAATATATCGGAAAAGTCTGGATGTGCTTTTTCTACTTCATCGAATAACACAACTGAGTAAGGTTTTCTTCGAATGGCTTCTGTTAGTATTCCACCTTCATCATACCCTACATACCCAGCAGGAGCACCAATCAGTTTCGCAACAGAGTGTTTTTCTGAATACTCACTCAAATCTAAACGTACCAAATTGGTTTCTTGGTCAAATAAAAACTTCGCAATTGCCTTAGCTGTTTCAGTTTTACCTACACCCGTTGGACCCTTTAACAAAAATGATCCAAGAGGCCTTGTTTCCGAAGAGATACCTGCATAGGAAGTTAACAAAGTATCGGCAATTTCACGAATTGATTCTTTTTGACCATACACAACTGAATTTAAATCATCTTCCAAGTGGAGTAAATTCTCTTGTTTGGTTTTTAGAATTTTTTCTACTGGAATCCCAGTTTGCCTAGCGATAACAGCAGCGATATGATTACGTTCTAAAATCCAACTATTCTGAAATCCACTCAGTTCTTTTTCCAATTCAGGTAAAACTGCGTATTTTAATCGAGAAGCTTCCGTATAATCTGCTCGCTGTTGTGCGGCATCTAAATCAAATTTCACTCGATCTATTTTATTTTTAATCGAAGCGATTTGTTTTAATGAATTTACTTCTTTTTCCCAAACTTGTTTTCCTTCATGGAACTTTTTCTCTAAAACTTCAATTTCCTTAAGAATATCCTCGTTTTTCTTTTCTACTTGAGCGTAGATTTTTTTTGAGCGGATTTCACTCTCTAGTTCCACAAGTTCTGTTGGCATTGCTTCTGCGGAAAGTTTTAAAGCAGATGCAGCTTCATCAACTAAATCGATCGCTTTGTCTGGCAAAAACTTATCAGTGATGTATTGGTCGGACAAAAGAACTGATGCATAAATAGCCTCGTCAGAAATTTTAATCCCATGATGAATTTCATGTTTATCACGTATTCCCATTAGAATTTCAATGGCATCCTCTTTACTTGGTTCGTTTACAGGTACGGCACGAAATCTTCTTTCTAACGCTTGGTCACCAAGAATGTACTTTTGAAATTCATCACCTGTCGTTGCGCCAATACAATGGAGTTCACCTCTAGCGAGTGCTGGTTTCAAAAGATTGGCTGCATCCATTGCGCCTTCTGTTTTCCCTGCTCCTACCAATTGGTGGATTTCATCGATAAACAAAATTGCTTCACCAGCCTGTCCCTTGATATACCGCAAAAGTGCTGTTAGTTTTTCTTCGAATTCTCCCCTGTATTTTGTTCCAGCCATCAATTGGCCCATATCAAGTGAATAAATTGTTTTTCCTTTTAATACATCTGGTACTCTTCCCTTTACAATTTGTTCAGCAAGACCTTCGACAATCGCTGTTTTTCCAACTCCAGCACTACCAACTAACACCGGATTGTTTTTGGACCTTCTACCCAAAATTTCCATTACTGATCTGATTTCTTTACTTCGGCCAATCACAGGATCCAATTTTCCTTCTTTTGCCAAATCATTGAGATTCACAAGAAAATTTGGTACTTCTTCATCAGTCTCTTTGATGTTCAAATCTTCATAGTTGATCTTTAACTCAGGTAAAATCTGAGGTAAAAATTTTAGAAAATCTGCCTCTTTCAGTTCTTCCCTTCCATTCTCCGCAGCTCTAGAAGATGCCATCGTAAACCATTGGGCAAGTTTGGGAGATGTACGAAGTGATTCGAAAGGGATCTCTCCTGATGCCCGTGCTTGTTTCTTTAAAAATTCATCAACTGTAGATTTATATTTCAATAACGCTTTTCCTGAAACAGAAGTTGGTAAGGTCATAAATCCCCAAACCAAATGATAAGGAGTGATTTCTGTATTTTGCCTGCGAATTGCTTCTGTCTGTGCAATGTCCAAAGCTCCTTGGACGTTTGAGTCATATTGTTTCATAGTGTTTCCTCACTTTTAGCACTCTGAGTCTTAGACTGCTAATTTTACGTTCTTACTACAAGTTTTTTTTGAAAAGGGCTTTCTAAGATGCTTTCTTCGTCCAATTCTAGTGAAGTCAGCAGGAAGATTGGAACCAAACCTCTTGTAACAACTGGAACCACAAAATTAGGAGATGGGATTTTAGTGCCTTTTTTTAGAAAAACATACTGGTTTGTAATTCTTTTCCTTTATACGATCCCAATAGGAGCCCTACCCCTCTCCATCGAGGAAACAAAGAATTATAGAGACATTGGAAGGTATTTTGAGTTTACGATCCCAAGTAACCCAGAAGTTACCCTAGATGAAATTTTAAAACAGGAAACAATTTGGAGAACCAATCCTAAAAATGTAATTTCATTCCCAAGATCCAAAAACCCAGTTTGGATCAAAGTGACATTGATCCATTATGGCAACTTTCCTCACACTTTCTTTTTACATCTATCCAATCCTGTAGTGGACCTTTTCGAATTGCATACAGAAATCAATGGAAAGTGGAACACACAATGGTCAGGTGAACAGGTATTACAAAAGAATAAGCCAATTTATTCCCATTTATCAGCCTTCCCGATTACGTTGTCAGCAAATGAAACTAGGACTATTTATCTAAAGATCAGATCGGACAATCCAATCTTTAGTTTTGCATCCATTTATAATTCGAGAACCTTTATCGCTTATTCCAAAAAACAAGATATATTCTTCGCCGCTTATTTTGGAGCAGGATTTATGATGTTCCTTTTTAGTCTATTTTTGGCACATACCCTACGATATAAAAAGTTCTTTTACTTTTTCTTTTATCTTGCGACAGTCTTATTTCTAAACACTTACTCTACAGGATTCATACAATACTTAGAATTCGGTAATTCCAATGCTTGGAAAAATTATTTGTTCCCGATTACAATTTATTTTTCATCGATTTTCGGATTACTTTTTACTTTAGAATTTTTAGAAACCAAAAACAAATACACAAAACTATTCAAAGTAACATCAAGTTACATTCTCTTCTTATTAATCGTAATCCCAACAATTTCCGTTTTGGATTTACGATTTTTCATGCAACTTACGGTTGTATTAGTTACCATATCGCTTTTTTTCACAATCATCATCTCAATCATGACTCTGTTGAAAAGTAATAGGAAAATAGAAGTAATATTATTCCTTTTGGCTTTTGGATCATTACTAATTGGAGCATCCTATTATATTTTTACTGTTCAAGGTTTTATCAAACCATTTCATTTTGCATCTTACTCATTGCCGTTGGGCTCAGCAATGGAAGTATTTTTTCTCTCACTTGCACTCGTTTTAAGGGTATCAGATTATAGAAAGTCAAACGAACAAAAACAAGAAATTGACTTACAACTTAAAATCGCTCAGAAACTACAAAATGGATTGTTACCTAAAAAAAGAACTCATGCACTAGAATACCCACTTGGTTTTAGATATTTACCCGCAACAGATATTGGTGGAGACTTTGTCGAAATCATTGTAAAAGAAAATGAACTTGGATTATTTTTGTGCGATGTATCAGGGCATGGAATTCCTGCAGCGATG
Encoded here:
- a CDS encoding PAS domain S-box protein, giving the protein MTVIADKSILLVEDEAILALYEKKQLEQGGYKVTHVPSGENAIQLVIKDDNPFDLILMDIDLGKGLDGTETATHILNHREIPIVFLSSHTEREIVKKTETITSYGYVVKNSGFTVLDASIKMAFKLFEANELTKSKKEHLETVLHSIGDGVIATDQDGKVIRINPVAEKLTGWSHEDGLGHEINEVFNIINVKTRQKVENPVEIVLKTNSVVALANHTVLIAKNGSEFQISDSGSPIKDLNGDTKGVVLVFRDITAEYNVQSQIAKQANMLDNVLDAVIGTDFTQKINYWNKAAEKIFLWKAEEVYGKNILEILKTKYDTLSNQQVIEKVNLEGSYIGEVVQEAKDGSNRNIEINLVLLNDESDLPIGYIFVARDISDRLKALKQILESEAKLTQIIDSAMDAIISIDNSKKIVLFNGAAEKMFGYESKEIMGKPLDQLIPESFRKQHDKHIDQFGETGVSRRAMGALGQISGLRFNGEEFPIEASISQISVNGEALYTVILRDVSVRTISESRIQRLLHEKENILKEIHHRVKNNMSSLFTLLTLQAKSQDNLSVQTILYEAAGRIKSMIVLYDKLYHSETDNSVFIQDYFPSICTEIVSIFPKNVEVKLDILQETIELNAKLLSSVGIILNELITNSMKHAFAETSMPEIRLRIFKSQNQLVLEYSDNGTGIPDTISFQNTPGFGLQLIGMLVEQIEGKIHIERINYPKFVLKLKL
- a CDS encoding nitrilase-related carbon-nitrogen hydrolase, which produces MNLILNQWFLLTIGGIFVGFTGMKWNIPIFGWFVFIPFLRYIRLGYSFKILITSLILFQIVSTFRIVSEPFHIWIAFLSGIQAGIVFSILLWIWNFIRTRYKNNISPILFFAFTCTILEWIDAYHSDLGVWGMLANSQIGNLVFLQSASLFGATGISFVIYLFNASFEQLISEQIDQKQISKSTTYYFSFTIILIILLYFYGSIRLSLPIPGKQIKVATITSKMDIQTIWKNPIENNINTQLTIEKTKVAAKQGANVVVWNEGAILISRENELEFLNSLVSIAKEENIELVAAYIIQHNENEFYFDNKLVWFSNEGQIRQTYYKQFIVPFEPISKIHSEIKSIETNFGKMSVAICYDFDSLHVTEIHAQSGSNITLIPASDWNGINPFHTEMATIRGIENGSSIVRSTRNGLSGIYDAFGRAKGTLDYFEENDGILISSVSPLKIKTVYSQYGNWVVGIGIFYLVFSLSQILQFVLKNRIKKQLG
- a CDS encoding TetR/AcrR family transcriptional regulator, whose protein sequence is MNAKVAPKLDPLVQFPLKERKFARTRTKLTFGLLELLESKPYNEIKITELCQYAEISEPTFYNYFPEKDELILHYIQIWSLQVTVFAEKNKMANSGYGLIQSLFRYTAKESKKNPRILLEIISFQTKYKKRPQAKELTLAERYLLFPNHSAIGTLPIGGIELILENSMKLAKENKELPKDTNWKSLSLAIASCFFGIPILAFQLNENLESLWIDSLDYLWFGAGSNLKLNKKVRM
- the xerA gene encoding site-specific tyrosine recombinase/integron integrase; translation: MTLPALEVQIPEHFPQVMADLFRSYRTYLKIEKNYSEHTLFAYLRDLKFFFEFCLKEEIDILSVDVLDVRAYFSDLKSTKKQDKRTQSRKLSSLRTFYKFLFREEKIGANPILQVSFPKTKKKLPKNFTPIETEDILDYEDPEKKEVLGKRDKAIVEVLYSTGLRVFELVNAKLSDLNEELTSLKVMGKRRKERFVFIGPEAREALKDYLEERGNSAPDEIFLNQRGGKLTTRGIRYILSERRSVMGMEKAITPHKFRHTFATDLLNAGADIRAVQELLGHSSLSSTQVYLSVSRDRLKEVYRNAHPHAKK
- the recA gene encoding recombinase RecA, with product MKKEKADKAQDKETDQRKQAIDAALGQIEKQFGKGSIMRLGADTRMAEMNVVSTGSLDLDIALGIGGFPSGRIIEIYGPESSGKTTLTLSAIAETQKKGGIAAFIDAEHALDPSYAKKLGVNVDDLLVAQPDNGEEALEICESLVRSNAIDLIVIDSVAALVPKAEIEGDMGDSHMGLQARLMSQALRKLTGTISKSSTTVIFINQIRMKIGVMFGSPETTTGGNALKFYASIRLDIRRIETLKEKEEPVGNRVRVKVVKNKCAPPFRQAEFDIMYANGINRESSLIDLAVRHDLVAKAGSWYSYNGEKIGQGKEQVRNFFSENPDIAFKIENQVRDLNGLPLLDQAKIQTREVKSIERDPKETKETKSKQPVSFSTEGDGDIAVGE
- a CDS encoding aldo/keto reductase — protein: MSELKITSTIATNQSISVPLLGLGVWKSRPKECYEAVKVALESGYRHIDTAAIYGNEADVGKAIGDSGIPRSEIFLVTKLWNADQGFDEAQKAIDVSLNKLGTDYVDMYLIHFPVSGKRKDSWKALEKIQKEGKAKSIGVSNFMIPHLEELLQDSQIVPAMNQVEYHPFLQDLPLKEYCEKNGILLEAYSPLAHGQKLEDERVTRLAKNYNKTNAQILIRWSLQSGNVVIPKSKNPNRIKENADVYDFSLTPEDMKEINHWNENFRTCWDPTTVV